The Daucus carota subsp. sativus chromosome 9, DH1 v3.0, whole genome shotgun sequence genome window below encodes:
- the LOC108200842 gene encoding G2/mitotic-specific cyclin C13-1 yields the protein MGNDENCVSADGSSKKRAFGSSNTLNQQAVSPRKRSVLGELSANGGNVNLGFEDVCTPEMIVKKTLKKIAEKKDGQLKKGHSPLIYQCLRSMEAEEKRRPLSNYMEKVQTDITIGMREILVDWLVEVADEYKLISDTLYLAVSYIDRYLSSHALSRNKLQLLGVSCMLIASKHEEITPPRIEDFCYITDNTYVKEEVVEMEKDILKFLNFEVSNPTTKTFIRSFLRAANENPTPNLKFEILVCYLAELSLLNYGFLRFNPSMIAASAIFLSNFTIQPEKHPWSLALQLYSGYEAFELVECVLALRFLQLCKGFSSQAVRQKYMHPKFKCVAELRPPSAIPPSYFQGHQPNKC from the exons ATGGGTAATGACGAGAACTGTGTTTCAGCCGATGGGTCGTCGAAGAAGCGAGCATTCGGATCGTCTAACACGCTTAATCAGCAGGCTGTGTCTCCTAGGAAAAGGTCTGTGTTGGGTGAGCTGAGTGCTAATGGGGGGAATGTGAATTTGGGTTTTGAAGATGTTTGTACGCCTGAGATGATAGTGAAGAAGACGTTGAAGAAGATTGCGGAGAAGAAAGATGGGCAGTTGAAGAAGGGGCACTCTCCGCTTATTTATCAGTGTCTTCGCTCTATggag GCTGAGGAAAAAAGGCGACCCTTATCTAATTATATGGAAAAGGTTCAGACGGATATTACTATAGGTATGCGAGAAATCCTTGTGGACTGGTTGGTGGAGGTTGCAGACGAGTACAAGCTCATCTCAGATACCCTTTATCTCGCTGTGTCATACATTGACAGATATCTCTCATCTCATGCCCTTAGCAGAAACAAGCTCCAGCTTCTTGGTGTTTCTTGCATGCTAATAGCCTC GAAACATGAAGAAATCACTCCGCCTCGTATTGAAGATTTTTGCTATATAACTGATAATACCTATGTCAAAGAGGAG GTGGTGGAAATGGAAAAGGATATCCTaaagtttttaaacttcgaaGTTAGTAATCCGACAACTAAAACTTTTATAAG AAGTTTTTTAAGGGCTGCTAATGAAAATCCCACG CCAAATCTGAAGTTTGAAATCTTGGTTTGCTATCTTGCGGAGCTTAGCCTATTAAATTATGGTTTTCTTCGGTTTAATCCATCAATGATTGCTGCCTCAGCGATCTTTCTTTCAAACTTTACAATTCAACCGGAGAAGCATCCATGG AGTTTAGCATTGCAGCTATACAGTGGTTACGAAGCATTTGAGCTGGTGGAGTGTGTACTTGCGCTTCGTTTTCTGCAATTATGCAAGGGGTTTTCTTCTCAAGCAGTAAGACAAAAGTACATGCACCCTAAG TTCAAATGTGTTGCAGAATTAAGGCCACCCTCAGCAATTCCTCCGTCATACTTTCAAGGCCATCAACCAAACAAATGCTAA
- the LOC108201025 gene encoding zinc finger protein 7 produces MNNISFKTSFTDNILNNQQQGSSIQTVKDAEAPREWLKLSLGGDLGPPVHDNSGLSTRTFPRVYPCKFCTKEFYASYSLGGHQNAHKTERSEARRNKIQKLSFVQKPSRKRKSASNKDCGRKEPSHAEELDLNLKL; encoded by the coding sequence ATGAATAACATTTCTTTCAAAACCTCATTCACAGACAATATACTAAACAACCAACAACAGGGAAGTAGTATTCAAACCGTCAAGGATGCAGAAGCACCAAGAGAGTGGCTCAAGTTGAGCCTAGGTGGGGATCTAGGTCCACCTGTTCATGACAATTCTGGCTTGTCAACACGCACTTTTCCTAGAGTGTACCCATGTAAGTTTTGCACCAAGGAATTCTACGCTTCATATTCTCTAGGTGGTCATCAAAATGCTCACAAGACCGAAAGGTCTGAAGCAAGAAGAAATAAGATACAAAAGCTGTCGTTTGTGCAAAAACCAAGCAGGAAGCGGAAATCAGCATCAAATAAGGATTGTGGTAGAAAGGAACCATCTCATGCAGAAGAACTTGACTTAAACCTCAAGTTGTGA
- the LOC108200735 gene encoding uncharacterized protein LOC108200735 isoform X3 — protein MAWRGSLTRALVSTARSPSLRPSPSLPRLRPPPLSSPRRRISFTNPRNLGELGCAQSLLPMLAGTRLGSHLSVNVRAFCELTHGT, from the exons aTGGCATGGCGTGGGTCGCTCACCAGAGCCCTAGTCTCCACCGCCCGATCTCCCTCTCTCCGTCCATCTCCATCTCTCCCTCGCCTCCGCCCGCCGCCTCTCTCCTCTCCCCGCCGCCGCATCTCCTTCACTAACCCCAG GAATTTGGGTGAGCTCGGATGTGCACAGTCATTGTTACCGATGTTAGCTggaactcgactcggttcgcATCTCAGTGTCAATGTTCGGGCGTTTTGCGAGCTGACTCACG GCACCTGA
- the LOC108201023 gene encoding alpha-L-fucosidase 2 isoform X1, with amino-acid sequence MENDDEWVMVGRQREKDLWHPSGHVDRISDESKALKVRFNGPAEYWTDALPIGNGRLGAMVWGGVLSETINLNEDTLWTGNPGNYADSNAPEVVSEVRGLVDAGKYAEATTAAAPLLGKPTEVYQLVGDLKIDYDDSHAAYDKSSYQRELDLDTATVKVQYFVGDTEFTREHFISNPDQVILMKISGSKSGSLSFTVYLDSLLNHELQVSTTNQIIMKGSCPGQRTPPELNDNPQGIQFSAVLDVQISENAGKLYALEGQKLKVEGADWAIMLLAASSSFSGPFTKASDSKKDPTQESLKTLNLIRNFSYTELLARHLDDYQNLFHRVSLQLSKSSKTVAKDGPLVTDKYLKDSGDDRVSTAQRVENFQIDEDPSLVELIFQYGRYLLISCSRPGTQAANLQGIWNSNIQPPWDCAPHLNINLQMNYWLSLPCNLNECQEPLFDYMSSLSINGSKTAKVDYEAKGWVAHQVSDIWAKTSRDRGKVVWSLWPMGGAWLCTHLWEHYTFTMDKDFLEKVFSLLEGCVSFLLDWLIEGRGIYLETNPSTSPEHPFIAPDGQPASVSYSTTMDMAIIREVFSAFVSAAKILGKSEDDLVAKVLEAQPRLYPTKIARDGCIMEWALDFQDPKVSHRHLSHLFGLFPGHSITLEKNPGLCKAAENSIYKRGEDGPGWSTMWKAALWARLHNGEHAYRMVKHLIQLRYPTETNFEGGLYSNLFGAHPPFQIDANFGFPAAVSEMLVQSTLQDLHLLPALPRDKWPNGNIRGFKARGGLTVNIYWGEGDLREVGLWTNHSDCTTRLHYRGTIVTIMLSHSRVYTFNYQLKCIKSCAF; translated from the exons ATGGAGAATGATGATGAATGGGTCATGGTGGGACGGCAAAGAGAGAAAGATTTGTGGCATCCAAGTGGTCACGTAGACCGAATATCGGACGAGAGCAAGGCTCTTAAGGTGAGGTTTAATGGACCAGCAGAGTACTGGACTGATGCTCTTCCTATTGGCAATGGCCGTCTTGGTGCTATGGTTTGGGGTGGTGTACTCTCCGAGACTATAAATCTTAATG AGGATACACTTTGGACTGGGAACCCTGGCAATTACGCAGATTCAAATGCTCCAGAGGTGGTTTCGGAGGTTAGGGGACTAGTTGATGCTGGAAAATATGCTGAGGCAACTACAGCAGCCGCGCCATTGTTGGGCAAACCTACCGAG gTTTACCAGCTTGTTGGGGACCTAAAGATAGACTATGATGATTCTCATGCGGCATACGACAAATCAAGCTATCAGAGAGAGCTGGACCTAGATACTGCAACTGTAAAAGTACAATATTTTGTAGGTGATACAGAGTTTACCCGGGAACATTTTATCTCGAATCCAGATCAAGTAATTTTGATGAAGATCTCTGGAAGTAAATCAGGGTCTTTGTCTTTTACCGTATATCTTGACAGCCTGCTAAATCATGAACTGCAAGTAAGCACCACAAATCAGATTATTATGAAAGGAAGTTGCCCTGGCCAAAGAACTCCACCAGAACTGAATGACAATCCTCAGGGTATTCAATTTTCTGCAGTCCTCGACGTGCAAATCAGTGAAAATGCTGGTAAATTATATGCTTTGGAAGGCCAGAAGCTTAAGGTTGAGGGTGCAGATTGGGCTATTATGCTCCTGGCTGCATCTTCCTCATTTAGTGGGCCATTCACGAAGGCCTCGGATTCCAAGAAGGATCCTACTCAGGAATCTCTGAAAACATTGAATTTGATAAGAAACTTCTCATATACTGAGCTTCTTGCTCGCCACTTGGATGACTATCAAAATCTGTTTCACCGCGTTTCCCTCCAGCTTTCAAAAAGTTCTAAGACTGTTGCAAAAGACGGGCCTTTGGTCACGGATAAATATCTAAAAGACAGTGGAGATGATAGAGTTTCAACTGCTCAGAGAGTTGAAAATTTCCAAATTGATGAAGATCCATCCCTGGTGGAGCTCATATTTCAATATGGTCGATACTTGCTTATTTCTTGTTCACGACCTGGAACTCAAGCAGCAAATCTGCAGGGGATATGGAACAGTAATATCCAACCACCATGGGA CTGTGCTCCTCACTTAAATATCAATCTCCAAATGAACTACTGGCTCTCACTTCCCTGCAACCTTAACGAGTGCCAGGAGCCATTGTTTGACTACATGTCCAGTTTGTCGATCAATGGAAGTAAAACTGCAAAG GTGGACTATGAAGCTAAAGGTTGGGTTGCGCATCAAGTGTCTGATATATGGGCAAAAACATCCCGTGATCGAGGAAAGGTTGTGTGGTCTTTATGGCCCATGGGAGGAGCTTGGCTTTGTACCCATCTCTGGGAGCATTACACCTTTACAATGGACAAA GATTTCCTGGAGAAAGTATTCAGCTTGCTGGAAGGATGTGTGTCATTTCTCTTAGACTGGTTAATTGAAGGCCGTGGTATATATCTGGAGACCAACCCATCAACGTCTCCAGAACATCCATTTATCGCTCCTGATGGTCAGCCTGCTAGTGTAAGCTACTCAACAACAATGGATATGGCAATCATTAGAGAAGTGTTTTCAGCCTTTGTTTCTGCAGCAAAG ATCTTGGGGAAAAGTGAGGATGATCTGGTCGCCAAGGTCCTTGAAGCTCAACCACGGTTAtacccaacaaaaattgctAGGGATGGTTGTATAATGGAATGG GCACTAGATTTTCAGGATCCCAAAGTGAGCCACAGACATTTATCGCACCTATTTGGTTTGTTCCCAGGCCATAGTATCACTCTGGAGAAAAATCCCGGCCTTTGTAAAGCTGCTGAGAACAGTATCTACAAAAGAG GAGAGGATGGTCCGGGGTGGTCAACTATGTGGAAAGCTGCTCTGTGGGCACGTCTTCATAACGGCGAGCATGCATATAGAATGGTTAAGCATTTAATTCAATTAAGATATCCTACTGAAACCAATTTTGAGGGAGGACTTTACAGTAACTTGTTCGGAGCACATCCACCTTTCCAGATAGATGCCAATTTCGG TTTTCCTGCAGCAGTATCTGAAATGCTAGTACAGAGCACATTACAGGACCTGCACTTACTTCCAGCTCTCCCTCGAGATAAATGGCCAAATGGTAACATTAGAGGCTTCAAGGCACGCGGTGGTCTGACAGTTAACATCTACTGGGGAGAAGGGGATCTTCGCGAAGTTGGTCTTTGGACAAATCACTCAGATTGTACCACAAGATTACACTACAGAGGAACTATAGTCACCATAATGCTATCCCACAGCAGAGTTTACACATTCAATTACCAGTTGAAATGCATAAAGTCCTGTGCGTTCTAG
- the LOC108200735 gene encoding uncharacterized protein LOC108200735 isoform X2, giving the protein MAWRGSLTRALVSTARSPSLRPSPSLPRLRPPPLSSPRRRISFTNPRNLGELGCAQSLLPMLAGTRLGSHLSVNVRAFCELTHGLNGKDG; this is encoded by the exons aTGGCATGGCGTGGGTCGCTCACCAGAGCCCTAGTCTCCACCGCCCGATCTCCCTCTCTCCGTCCATCTCCATCTCTCCCTCGCCTCCGCCCGCCGCCTCTCTCCTCTCCCCGCCGCCGCATCTCCTTCACTAACCCCAG GAATTTGGGTGAGCTCGGATGTGCACAGTCATTGTTACCGATGTTAGCTggaactcgactcggttcgcATCTCAGTGTCAATGTTCGGGCGTTTTGCGAGCTGACTCACG GATTGAATGGAAAAGATGGGTGA
- the LOC108202023 gene encoding LYR motif-containing protein At3g19508: protein MLQSKMKKVISAYGEVLRLVRRLPEDSRPYYAKYARENFVNYREVDPNDANALQELLARTYNHSLWVLSKYSVEEAAAAKLKNICCN from the exons ATGTTGCAATCCAAAATGAAGAAAGTTATAAGTGCATACGGCGAAGTCCTCCGGCTGGTCCGGCGACTCccggaagattctagaccttaTTACGCTAAATACGCCCGTGAAAATTTTGTCAACTACCGAGAAGTCGACCCAAATGACGCTAATGCCCTTCAGGAACTTCTTGCTCGCACTTACAACCATTCCCTTTGGGTCCTCAGCAAG TATTCTGTGGAGGAAGCTGCGGCTGCCAAGTTGAAGAATATTTGCTGTAACTGA
- the LOC108200735 gene encoding uncharacterized protein LOC108200735 isoform X1, with product MAWRGSLTRALVSTARSPSLRPSPSLPRLRPPPLSSPRRRISFTNPRNLGELGCAQSLLPMLAGTRLGSHLSVNVRAFCELTHGTICCSCQDR from the exons aTGGCATGGCGTGGGTCGCTCACCAGAGCCCTAGTCTCCACCGCCCGATCTCCCTCTCTCCGTCCATCTCCATCTCTCCCTCGCCTCCGCCCGCCGCCTCTCTCCTCTCCCCGCCGCCGCATCTCCTTCACTAACCCCAG GAATTTGGGTGAGCTCGGATGTGCACAGTCATTGTTACCGATGTTAGCTggaactcgactcggttcgcATCTCAGTGTCAATGTTCGGGCGTTTTGCGAGCTGACTCACGGTACCATTTGTTGTTCTTGTCAAGATCGCTAG
- the LOC108201023 gene encoding alpha-L-fucosidase 2 isoform X2 produces the protein MENDDEWVMVGRQREKDLWHPSGHVDRISDESKALKVRFNGPAEYWTDALPIGNGRLGAMVWGGVLSETINLNEDTLWTGNPGNYADSNAPEVVSEVRGLVDAGKYAEATTAAAPLLGKPTEVYQLVGDLKIDYDDSHAAYDKSSYQRELDLDTATVKVQYFVGDTEFTREHFISNPDQVILMKISGSKSGSLSFTVYLDSLLNHELQVSTTNQIIMKGSCPGQRTPPELNDNPQGIQFSAVLDVQISENAGKLYALEGQKLKVEGADWAIMLLAASSSFSGPFTKASDSKKDPTQESLKTLNLIRNFSYTELLARHLDDYQNLFHRVSLQLSKSSKTVAKDGPLVTDKYLKDSGDDRVSTAQRVENFQIDEDPSLVELIFQYGRYLLISCSRPGTQAANLQGIWNSNIQPPWDCAPHLNINLQMNYWLSLPCNLNECQEPLFDYMSSLSINGSKTAKVDYEAKGWVAHQVSDIWAKTSRDRGKVVWSLWPMGGAWLCTHLWEHYTFTMDKDFLEKVFSLLEGCVSFLLDWLIEGRGIYLETNPSTSPEHPFIAPDGQPASVSYSTTMDMAIIREVFSAFVSAAKALDFQDPKVSHRHLSHLFGLFPGHSITLEKNPGLCKAAENSIYKRGEDGPGWSTMWKAALWARLHNGEHAYRMVKHLIQLRYPTETNFEGGLYSNLFGAHPPFQIDANFGFPAAVSEMLVQSTLQDLHLLPALPRDKWPNGNIRGFKARGGLTVNIYWGEGDLREVGLWTNHSDCTTRLHYRGTIVTIMLSHSRVYTFNYQLKCIKSCAF, from the exons ATGGAGAATGATGATGAATGGGTCATGGTGGGACGGCAAAGAGAGAAAGATTTGTGGCATCCAAGTGGTCACGTAGACCGAATATCGGACGAGAGCAAGGCTCTTAAGGTGAGGTTTAATGGACCAGCAGAGTACTGGACTGATGCTCTTCCTATTGGCAATGGCCGTCTTGGTGCTATGGTTTGGGGTGGTGTACTCTCCGAGACTATAAATCTTAATG AGGATACACTTTGGACTGGGAACCCTGGCAATTACGCAGATTCAAATGCTCCAGAGGTGGTTTCGGAGGTTAGGGGACTAGTTGATGCTGGAAAATATGCTGAGGCAACTACAGCAGCCGCGCCATTGTTGGGCAAACCTACCGAG gTTTACCAGCTTGTTGGGGACCTAAAGATAGACTATGATGATTCTCATGCGGCATACGACAAATCAAGCTATCAGAGAGAGCTGGACCTAGATACTGCAACTGTAAAAGTACAATATTTTGTAGGTGATACAGAGTTTACCCGGGAACATTTTATCTCGAATCCAGATCAAGTAATTTTGATGAAGATCTCTGGAAGTAAATCAGGGTCTTTGTCTTTTACCGTATATCTTGACAGCCTGCTAAATCATGAACTGCAAGTAAGCACCACAAATCAGATTATTATGAAAGGAAGTTGCCCTGGCCAAAGAACTCCACCAGAACTGAATGACAATCCTCAGGGTATTCAATTTTCTGCAGTCCTCGACGTGCAAATCAGTGAAAATGCTGGTAAATTATATGCTTTGGAAGGCCAGAAGCTTAAGGTTGAGGGTGCAGATTGGGCTATTATGCTCCTGGCTGCATCTTCCTCATTTAGTGGGCCATTCACGAAGGCCTCGGATTCCAAGAAGGATCCTACTCAGGAATCTCTGAAAACATTGAATTTGATAAGAAACTTCTCATATACTGAGCTTCTTGCTCGCCACTTGGATGACTATCAAAATCTGTTTCACCGCGTTTCCCTCCAGCTTTCAAAAAGTTCTAAGACTGTTGCAAAAGACGGGCCTTTGGTCACGGATAAATATCTAAAAGACAGTGGAGATGATAGAGTTTCAACTGCTCAGAGAGTTGAAAATTTCCAAATTGATGAAGATCCATCCCTGGTGGAGCTCATATTTCAATATGGTCGATACTTGCTTATTTCTTGTTCACGACCTGGAACTCAAGCAGCAAATCTGCAGGGGATATGGAACAGTAATATCCAACCACCATGGGA CTGTGCTCCTCACTTAAATATCAATCTCCAAATGAACTACTGGCTCTCACTTCCCTGCAACCTTAACGAGTGCCAGGAGCCATTGTTTGACTACATGTCCAGTTTGTCGATCAATGGAAGTAAAACTGCAAAG GTGGACTATGAAGCTAAAGGTTGGGTTGCGCATCAAGTGTCTGATATATGGGCAAAAACATCCCGTGATCGAGGAAAGGTTGTGTGGTCTTTATGGCCCATGGGAGGAGCTTGGCTTTGTACCCATCTCTGGGAGCATTACACCTTTACAATGGACAAA GATTTCCTGGAGAAAGTATTCAGCTTGCTGGAAGGATGTGTGTCATTTCTCTTAGACTGGTTAATTGAAGGCCGTGGTATATATCTGGAGACCAACCCATCAACGTCTCCAGAACATCCATTTATCGCTCCTGATGGTCAGCCTGCTAGTGTAAGCTACTCAACAACAATGGATATGGCAATCATTAGAGAAGTGTTTTCAGCCTTTGTTTCTGCAGCAAAG GCACTAGATTTTCAGGATCCCAAAGTGAGCCACAGACATTTATCGCACCTATTTGGTTTGTTCCCAGGCCATAGTATCACTCTGGAGAAAAATCCCGGCCTTTGTAAAGCTGCTGAGAACAGTATCTACAAAAGAG GAGAGGATGGTCCGGGGTGGTCAACTATGTGGAAAGCTGCTCTGTGGGCACGTCTTCATAACGGCGAGCATGCATATAGAATGGTTAAGCATTTAATTCAATTAAGATATCCTACTGAAACCAATTTTGAGGGAGGACTTTACAGTAACTTGTTCGGAGCACATCCACCTTTCCAGATAGATGCCAATTTCGG TTTTCCTGCAGCAGTATCTGAAATGCTAGTACAGAGCACATTACAGGACCTGCACTTACTTCCAGCTCTCCCTCGAGATAAATGGCCAAATGGTAACATTAGAGGCTTCAAGGCACGCGGTGGTCTGACAGTTAACATCTACTGGGGAGAAGGGGATCTTCGCGAAGTTGGTCTTTGGACAAATCACTCAGATTGTACCACAAGATTACACTACAGAGGAACTATAGTCACCATAATGCTATCCCACAGCAGAGTTTACACATTCAATTACCAGTTGAAATGCATAAAGTCCTGTGCGTTCTAG